In the Bacillus shivajii genome, one interval contains:
- a CDS encoding fluoride efflux transporter FluC encodes MKKQQLVVIMAIFIGGALGTLFRYAINLQTTTLLFPLGTIIENISGSLLLGLLTGFILIKQMNVILKEAIGVGFCGGFTTMSTLAADAVFLFDEGTLTTVTFYMIASVIGGIIAAFIGLMLGQKLGEGHMKRGESG; translated from the coding sequence GTGAAAAAACAACAATTAGTTGTGATAATGGCAATCTTTATAGGTGGAGCATTAGGTACATTATTTCGATATGCAATTAACCTACAAACAACTACTTTATTATTTCCACTAGGGACCATTATTGAAAACATAAGTGGAAGTTTATTGCTTGGATTACTAACTGGATTCATTTTAATAAAGCAAATGAATGTCATTTTAAAAGAAGCGATCGGAGTAGGGTTTTGTGGTGGCTTTACGACGATGTCTACGTTAGCTGCAGATGCCGTCTTTCTTTTTGATGAAGGAACATTAACAACAGTAACGTTTTACATGATTGCTTCAGTAATTGGGGGAATAATCGCTGCGTTTATTGGGCTTATGCTCGGACAAAAGTTAGGGGAAGGGCATATGAAAAGAGGTGAGAGTGGATGA
- the crcB gene encoding fluoride efflux transporter CrcB, with product MNIVLVALGGGLGAVARYLLGVWIKEHTKQRSIPTAMLYVNILGSLGLGVFFALGYRSIPFLESGIYDEWAFLFIGLGFFGAFTTFSTFSVEAITLAQKKKWKPLILYITYSIVGSTLAFIIGLYLFIWLC from the coding sequence ATGAATATTGTCCTTGTTGCATTAGGTGGTGGTCTTGGTGCTGTTGCTCGTTATTTGTTAGGTGTTTGGATAAAGGAGCATACAAAGCAACGTTCAATTCCAACAGCGATGCTTTATGTAAACATATTAGGTTCTCTTGGTCTTGGTGTCTTTTTTGCGCTTGGTTACAGGTCAATTCCATTTTTAGAGTCTGGTATTTATGATGAATGGGCATTTTTATTCATCGGACTCGGATTCTTCGGAGCATTTACGACGTTTTCAACGTTTAGTGTCGAGGCGATTACATTAGCTCAGAAAAAGAAGTGGAAGCCGCTTATTTTATACATAACTTACTCAATTGTGGGAAGTACGCTGGCGTTTATTATTGGATTATATTTATTTATTTGGCTCTGTTAA